The Triticum urartu cultivar G1812 chromosome 5, Tu2.1, whole genome shotgun sequence genome contains the following window.
AATTCTGCCATCGCTAGCAGCACATCTGCATCCGATAGTGCCCACACACACCTCGACATCGTACAGGAGATCAAAGTGTGCCGCCACGAGTCTTGGCATCCACACAAAGGACATGTGCCCTGGGTTGCCATATTCCTGTGGTGTAACACATCCGTGGTATGCAGCGAATGCCGTGCCAAACGCCAGATGAATAGTTTGATCTTCGAGAGTATAGGTATATTTCAAAGTGCCGACCAGGCTTTTCCTTCCTCCTGGCCTGCAGATGATCCCAATCTGCCCTCAGCCACTCCTCTCGCTGCAGTTTTGTGCTTACCAAAAATCTTACTAGTGTAAGTTTTAGTTGGGCCCCTCCCCTCTTGGGGCCCGGGGCGGTCGCCCCTTTTGCCCGGCCTATGGGCCGGCCCTGTGCCCAGCAGCAACTGCCTTGGCAACGCCGCCTCAGTAACAGTAAATCAATTCAACAGCACAATTTTATGTAAATGTAAGCATACTAGCAATAAACTAATCCCAAATCACAAGGATATACAGCTTTTATAAACTATTCCCAATGCAAATCTGGTCATCCAACAGAAGTCCAAAACTACTACACAAACTGGGCATCCAGCGTTCCTGCGAAGTGCCTAGTTAGCATATTAACAAGCTGCTTATTTTACCATGATACTGTTAAGAAAATAAGATACAGCTTATTGTGTAATCGGTATAACAAAATACTGCATGACCAACCTCTTTTGAGAAATAAGCACTCATGTACGTAGAAATACATTCCACTGTTATTTCATATTCAGATGACGTTATTCCAAAGTGTACACAGAGGTCGCATAGACTGCTGATGTTGCTCCAGTCCCATTCATCCATATCAGATTTTAAAGCCTGCCACATAAAGGAAATATAGTTCAAGTCTTCATGATACATCACAATTTGTACTGGTGCAATGATTGGAATAAGGATGCAATGGCGACAATTCTACGTGTTTATAGGACTCAGTTTCATGGGTGCATCGCCATATTCGAATTGTAACATGACTGAAACTGGCAAGCCGACACTTTGCTACTCAGGAAATCCATACTTTTGGACTTACCTTGCAAAGATAGGTCGCGACAACAACATTTCTAGCTTCCAGTTCAACAATTATTCTGGGGCGCAGCTGCTGGACTTTATTTGCTTTCCTCAAACGGTCCTAAAGCATAACGGATTTGTGAAATGTAAATAAATTATGCCACAAGAAAAACGGAAGCATTGAACACTGAAGTCAAAACAATACCTCATGCAagaactcttctgtctggacatGGCTGAGTAAATTTGCAACGGTCCAGTCCTCTATGCCAGCTATCTGTTCTGTTCTATCAAATAAAAGGTCGATGACCAGATTCCATTTGTTTTTGGCGGCGATGACCAATGCTGGTTCTTCAAGAAAATCCTATATTTTTAAGAGATACATGTCAAAAGGAGAGAAAACAACATAACATGACACCTAATAAATCCACAAAGAGACcgactgtaacaccccggatgtaactttccctatttgtactccaactcttgccgtttccggcgttaagttatatttatttcctcgggttcgggttttgtctccgtgttttgttgtcgttgtcatgcatctcatatcatgtcatcatgtgcattgcatttgcatacgtgttcatctcatacattcaagcattttccccgttgtccgttttgcattccggcgcttcgttctcctccggtgatcatttctagctttcttttgtgtgtggggattaaacatttctggattggaccgacacttgccaagcggcc
Protein-coding sequences here:
- the LOC125555599 gene encoding uncharacterized protein LOC125555599, which codes for MKTLLNHGADVNIWDQDFLEEPALVIAAKNKWNLVIDLLFDRTEQIAGIEDWTVANLLSHVQTEEFLHEDRLRKANKVQQLRPRIIVELEARNVVVATYLCKALKSDMDEWDWSNISSLCDLCVHFGITSSEYEITVECISTYMSAYFSKENGEKVI